One genomic window of Vicinamibacterales bacterium includes the following:
- a CDS encoding heavy metal translocating P-type ATPase, with protein MPDSAVPDAASLVEVRFRVPAMDCADETALVRAAVETDPGVVRVAFDLVHARVDLTIDPAATTPARLRQAIASTGLAVEDDVPVPPAAAGRAWPRDVVAAGALFALGWIADGLAADTWREALLGHRDGGSIVGGHSPWAVAAYGAAVIVGLWRLWPRALAALSRGRLDMHVLVCLSAAGAAAIGQWAEGAAVAVLFAVAHRLEAWSLERAREALATVARRGVASADRSQETAPVERWIERFAAIYTPAVTLAALVVALGPPLVDGLWAQWFYRALVFLVMACPCALVISTPVTVVAAVTALATEGVVVKGGAPLERAAATSHHTREAFATVGVRVVSSPASDDLLASADVVVAGPAGEPRALALLGRQAAQAVRVIRQNVAISLGTKLAFLVSAVLGSAPLWLAVMADTGATVAVTLNGLRLLRLAAPPRDPA; from the coding sequence ATGCCGGACTCCGCCGTCCCCGACGCCGCGTCGCTGGTCGAGGTGCGCTTCCGCGTGCCCGCCATGGACTGCGCCGACGAGACCGCGCTCGTCCGCGCGGCGGTCGAGACGGATCCGGGCGTCGTGCGCGTGGCGTTCGACCTGGTGCACGCGCGCGTCGATCTCACGATCGATCCGGCGGCCACGACGCCGGCCCGCCTGCGACAGGCCATCGCCAGCACGGGCCTGGCGGTGGAGGACGACGTGCCCGTCCCGCCGGCGGCGGCCGGGCGCGCCTGGCCGCGTGACGTCGTCGCCGCCGGAGCGCTCTTCGCGCTGGGCTGGATCGCCGACGGCCTCGCCGCCGACACGTGGCGCGAGGCGCTCCTCGGCCACCGCGACGGCGGATCGATTGTCGGCGGCCACAGCCCCTGGGCCGTCGCCGCCTACGGGGCCGCCGTCATCGTGGGACTGTGGCGCCTGTGGCCGCGGGCGCTCGCCGCCCTCAGCCGGGGCCGCCTCGACATGCACGTCCTCGTGTGCCTGTCGGCGGCGGGCGCGGCCGCCATCGGGCAGTGGGCCGAGGGCGCGGCGGTGGCCGTGCTGTTCGCGGTGGCGCACCGGCTGGAGGCCTGGAGCCTCGAACGGGCGCGCGAGGCGCTGGCGACGGTGGCGCGTCGCGGCGTGGCCTCGGCCGATCGCAGCCAGGAGACGGCGCCCGTCGAACGGTGGATCGAGCGCTTCGCCGCCATCTACACGCCGGCGGTGACGCTGGCGGCGCTGGTCGTCGCGCTCGGTCCCCCGCTCGTCGACGGGCTCTGGGCCCAGTGGTTCTACCGGGCGCTCGTGTTCCTGGTGATGGCGTGCCCGTGCGCGCTCGTCATCTCCACGCCCGTCACGGTCGTGGCGGCCGTGACCGCGCTGGCCACCGAGGGCGTCGTGGTGAAGGGCGGCGCGCCGCTGGAGCGGGCCGCGGCCACCTCGCACCACACGCGCGAGGCGTTCGCGACCGTGGGCGTGCGCGTGGTGTCCAGCCCCGCGTCCGACGACCTGCTCGCGTCCGCCGACGTCGTGGTCGCCGGCCCGGCCGGCGAGCCGCGCGCGCTCGCGCTCCTCGGCCGCCAGGCCGCGCAGGCGGTGCGCGTCATCCGGCAGAACGTGGCGATTTCGCTCGGCACCAAGCTGGCGTTCCTGGTGTCGGCCGTGCTCGGGTCTGCCCCGCTCTGGCTGGCCGTGATGGCCGACACGGGCGCCACCGTCGCCGTCACGCTCAACGGCCTGCGCCTGCTGCGCCTCGCCGCCCCGCCGCGCGACCCCGCGTGA
- a CDS encoding DUF5916 domain-containing protein, which yields MRVPLLVSSLTVALGLAAGRAAAQTPAPASRPAGARALADDGPPAPELPNTVSRDGSDRVTVRAVRLDAPLVVDGRLDDAIYGRVLPMDGFIQQEPREGDAATEQTQVWVFFDASTLYVSARCLDSHPEREIVNERRRDHVNIYLNENFIVAIDTYHDRRNSFLFQTNPLGALRDGYITDERVHNPDWSTVWNVRSRRDDRGWTLEMAIPFKSLRYQGSGPQVWGINFLRVVRWKNELSHLTRVPAAWGARGIYKASSYATLVGVEPGAIARNLEIKPYATGSVRTDNVGTPRRRNEPGGDLGADVKLGLTKSLTGDFTYNTDFAQVEDDEQQVNLTRFSVFFPEKREFFLEGQGIFQFGGVSTRVTPGALTGGNQGPGDTPVVFFSRRIGLNGSRTVPILAGGRVTGRAGKYSIGAIDIQTGESEDAASASTNFSVLRVRRDVLKRGSIGILATNRDVRSSQGGSNQVVGMDLGLAFRNSWTMDGAYVRSDSSRGGHGESYWTRADFAVDRYQVQYEHLYVGPGFDPDVGFLRRRDFRRNFGQVRFSPRLAHGPLRQVHVESSLDYVTNPTGRLETRVLELSTRGDFRLGDTYEVKYLRDYEYLARPFDVASGVRIPVGGYAFQELQTSYSIGPQRRISGRVGFTRGEFFDGDRTETSYSGRVEVNASLMLEPAVSLNWVDLPYGSFRNTVARTRATYTLSPRSFVGALVQYASASHTVSANVRFRWEYQPGSDLFVVYTEGRDTDPRGLPALQNRGVVVKFTRLFRF from the coding sequence ATGCGCGTGCCGCTGCTCGTCTCGTCGCTCACCGTCGCGCTCGGCCTCGCCGCCGGGCGCGCCGCCGCGCAGACGCCGGCGCCGGCCTCGCGGCCGGCCGGCGCGCGAGCCCTCGCCGACGATGGTCCGCCGGCCCCGGAGCTGCCGAACACCGTGTCCCGCGACGGCTCCGACCGCGTCACCGTGCGGGCCGTGCGCCTGGACGCGCCGCTGGTGGTCGACGGCCGGCTCGACGACGCGATCTACGGCCGCGTCCTGCCCATGGACGGCTTCATCCAGCAGGAGCCGCGCGAGGGCGATGCCGCCACCGAGCAGACGCAGGTGTGGGTGTTCTTCGACGCCTCCACCCTGTATGTGAGCGCCCGCTGCCTGGACAGCCACCCGGAGCGCGAGATCGTCAACGAGCGGCGCCGCGACCACGTGAACATCTACCTGAACGAGAACTTCATCGTCGCCATCGACACCTACCACGACCGGCGCAACTCGTTCCTGTTCCAGACCAACCCGCTCGGTGCGCTGCGCGACGGGTACATCACCGACGAACGCGTCCACAACCCCGACTGGAGCACGGTGTGGAACGTCAGGTCCCGGCGCGACGACCGCGGCTGGACGCTCGAGATGGCCATCCCGTTCAAGTCGCTGCGCTACCAGGGGAGCGGACCGCAGGTGTGGGGCATCAACTTCCTGCGCGTGGTCCGGTGGAAGAACGAGCTCTCGCACCTCACGCGGGTGCCGGCGGCCTGGGGCGCGCGCGGCATCTACAAGGCGTCCTCCTACGCCACGCTCGTCGGCGTCGAGCCGGGCGCCATCGCCCGGAACCTCGAGATCAAGCCGTATGCGACCGGGTCGGTCCGCACCGACAACGTCGGGACGCCGCGGCGCAGGAACGAGCCCGGCGGCGACCTGGGCGCGGACGTGAAGCTGGGCCTCACGAAGAGCCTGACCGGCGACTTCACCTACAACACGGACTTCGCGCAGGTGGAGGACGACGAGCAGCAGGTGAACCTGACGCGCTTCAGCGTCTTCTTCCCCGAGAAGCGCGAGTTCTTCCTGGAAGGGCAGGGCATCTTCCAGTTCGGCGGCGTCTCCACGCGCGTGACGCCCGGGGCGCTCACGGGCGGCAACCAGGGGCCCGGCGACACGCCGGTGGTGTTCTTCAGCCGCCGGATCGGGCTGAACGGCAGCCGGACCGTGCCCATCCTGGCCGGCGGGCGGGTGACGGGGCGCGCCGGGAAGTACTCGATCGGCGCCATCGACATCCAGACGGGTGAGTCGGAGGACGCCGCCAGCGCGTCCACGAACTTCTCGGTGCTCCGCGTGCGTCGCGACGTGTTGAAGCGCGGCAGCATCGGGATCCTGGCCACGAACCGCGACGTCCGCTCGAGCCAGGGCGGTTCGAACCAGGTCGTGGGCATGGACCTGGGGCTCGCCTTCCGCAACTCCTGGACGATGGACGGCGCCTACGTGCGGAGCGACTCGTCGCGCGGGGGCCACGGCGAGAGCTACTGGACGCGCGCCGACTTCGCCGTCGATCGCTACCAGGTGCAGTACGAGCACCTCTACGTCGGGCCGGGCTTCGACCCGGACGTGGGCTTCCTCAGGCGGCGGGACTTCCGCCGCAACTTCGGGCAGGTGCGCTTCAGCCCGCGCCTGGCGCACGGTCCACTGCGCCAGGTGCACGTGGAGTCGAGCCTGGACTACGTGACGAACCCGACGGGACGGCTCGAGACCCGCGTGCTCGAGCTGAGCACCCGCGGCGACTTCCGCCTGGGCGACACCTACGAGGTCAAGTACCTGCGCGACTACGAGTACCTGGCCCGGCCGTTCGACGTCGCCTCGGGCGTCCGGATTCCCGTGGGCGGCTACGCCTTCCAGGAGCTCCAGACGTCGTACTCGATCGGACCTCAGCGGCGGATCTCGGGGCGCGTCGGGTTCACGCGCGGCGAGTTCTTCGACGGCGACCGCACCGAGACCAGCTACAGCGGGCGCGTCGAGGTGAACGCGTCGCTCATGCTCGAGCCCGCCGTCTCGCTCAACTGGGTGGACCTGCCCTACGGCTCGTTCAGGAACACCGTGGCGCGCACGCGCGCCACCTACACCTTGTCACCGCGCTCGTTCGTCGGCGCGCTGGTGCAGTACGCGTCGGCCTCGCACACGGTGTCGGCGAACGTGCGCTTCCGGTGGGAATACCAGCCGGGGTCCGACCTCTTCGTCGTCTACACCGAGGGCCGCGACACCGACCCGCGCGGGCTGCCGGCGCTCCAGAATCGCGGCGTCGTCGTGAAGTTCACGAGGCTCTTCAGGTTCTAG